In the genome of Candidatus Bathyarchaeota archaeon, the window CCTCTATAGGACCAAATCACAGCAACAACCACTATTCCCAGAAGTATCATCCAGTTAGAAGTCAATGATGCAAAGGAATCCTTCATGAGGATGTAAAGTGCAGCCCCAAGAAGCGGTCCAAAGAAAAGTTCCCTTCCACCTAGCAGAGTCATTAGAAATACATCTCCAGATGCAAGCCAAGTTAGGTTCTCTAGACCAACATAATTAAGATGAAATGCATAGAGTGAGCCTGCAAGACCTGAGAAGAGTCCAGAAAACATGAAACTTGTAAGTTTATATCTCTGGACATCGTATCCGAGCAACATCATTCTCTGCTCATTCTCCCTTATCCCTTTGAGAACCTGTCCAAAGTGAGAGTTTGATATCTTTCTGGCAACAAAAATGGATATCAAAACTACCATCATAACGAAATAATACCAAGTAATAGGATTTCTCCATACAGCGCCATCAATCCATAGAATTGATGGAGTTGGAATGTTTACAATTCCATCACCCCCTCCAGTCAAACCCCCGGGATTCTGGTAGAGAATAAAATAGAACAACTGCGCAAACGCCAAAGTGATGAGTGCAAAGTAATGCCCGGGCCTTTTAAGCCCCAGAATTCCAACGAATAAAGCTGCCAACACAGCCAGAGCAGTTCCTGTGGCAAGCCCGCCCCAACCAAGCCAAAGTGGAATTATTGTTCTGACCCCATAGGGTCTCATAAGCCATAAAGCACAACCATAGCTTCCTAAGCCCCAGTATGCCGCGTGACCAAAGGAACCAATTCCAGTCTGGCCAAGAAGAATATTAAATCCTATAGCAAACAAACCCCATATCAGAATATCGGTCGCTACAAACTTAGAAGATGTTAAATATGGAAAAACAATCAGTAGCAACAACAGAGTTAACATAGGGTATTTCATGAAATAACCAAGAAAGTCCCTTAGGTTCAACACAATCTCTCCTCTACTTTTCTCCAAAAAGACCTGCAGGCATGCCGACCAAAACTGCAGCCATGACTACGTAGATCATGACCTGACTTAACCTAGGCTCAAATAGAACTGGCAAGGTCATGGCTTGTCCAATAAGAATTCCAGCTACTAGAGCTCCACGGAGGCTTCCCAATCCCCCAACAACGACCACCACGAATCCAAGAATTAAAACCTCAAAACCCATCTCAGGGTACACTCCAAGCAGTGGTGCAGTTGCCAAGCCAGCAATACCTGCGATAGCCGTACCCAATGCATAGGTCAGAGTAAATGTTCTGCCTATGTTAAAACCCAAGACCTGGACCATTTCTCGATCTTGAATCCCAGCCCTTATCAATGTCCCAGATTTAGTCTTTTTCAGGAACAAAAAAATCCCGCCAGCAATTGCAAGCGAAAGAACGGTGATAAACAATCGGTATGCAGGATATTCAAATAAGAACAAATTCACTCTAAAATCTAATTCGGGCGGTGGAAAGAAGGGTTGGCCGTATTTTCCCCATATCATTCGGAT includes:
- a CDS encoding branched-chain amino acid ABC transporter permease, yielding MEKSRGEIVLNLRDFLGYFMKYPMLTLLLLLIVFPYLTSSKFVATDILIWGLFAIGFNILLGQTGIGSFGHAAYWGLGSYGCALWLMRPYGVRTIIPLWLGWGGLATGTALAVLAALFVGILGLKRPGHYFALITLAFAQLFYFILYQNPGGLTGGGDGIVNIPTPSILWIDGAVWRNPITWYYFVMMVVLISIFVARKISNSHFGQVLKGIRENEQRMMLLGYDVQRYKLTSFMFSGLFSGLAGSLYAFHLNYVGLENLTWLASGDVFLMTLLGGRELFFGPLLGAALYILMKDSFASLTSNWMILLGIVVVAVIWSYRGRGVLDIIKQELDKRELIKK
- a CDS encoding branched-chain amino acid ABC transporter permease, whose protein sequence is MVDLSLVISAVMNGLVWGLALALISMGLSLIFGLMGILNFAHGGYYALGAFIAFQVIASGGNYWIALILVAFLCGILGLIVEPTLLRRLYADPIPGLLLNFGLLLIMLESIRMIWGKYGQPFFPPPELDFRVNLFLFEYPAYRLFITVLSLAIAGGIFLFLKKTKSGTLIRAGIQDREMVQVLGFNIGRTFTLTYALGTAIAGIAGLATAPLLGVYPEMGFEVLILGFVVVVVGGLGSLRGALVAGILIGQAMTLPVLFEPRLSQVMIYVVMAAVLVGMPAGLFGEK